A single genomic interval of Drosophila virilis strain 15010-1051.87 chromosome 2, Dvir_AGI_RSII-ME, whole genome shotgun sequence harbors:
- the LOC6630141 gene encoding BRCA1-associated protein isoform X1 — MDLKTENISLCVIRIEIDLEASEEQEGAVSAEHPTNPRVQKERERDRGLRQARDITIETYTNQRWTRELSTENETSKMSWAAALQQQHTNSPTAGSSRETTPRGGDEGTQGTGVQTASSFPQEIGYFSGNPIVEVTKGIIHLYKKNERKAIKEAPSNQLCLLAVPATLNCHDLLNFIAPCHAEIRHVRIVRDGSPNQFMVLLEFRSNESALEFYKSYNGIAYNSLEPDSLCHAVWVSEVERGEHGLPPLGHTELPTCPVCLERMDESVDGVLTILCNHAFHASCLMKWGDSTCPVCRHVQTPELVEDSVCMECEGTDSLWICLICGHVGCGRYQGGHAAAHYRATNHTFAMQLGTSSVWDYAGDNFVHRLFQNKSDGKLVASQTEKDEREEKIDSMQMEFTYLLTSQLDTQRKYYEERMERLEQEWQNFQASANEAKSEISELHQLQQSMQKEKQTLERKLAHHATKLKEVQKQLTEERELSKALQNNQTSWHLKYKTLELQYNEFKHNHDKEVTDLKEQLRDVMFFLDTQQKMASTELSGASITGVTDKEPETSSRRGNRRKK; from the exons atgGATTTAAAAACTG AAAATATTTCCTTGTGTGTCATCAGAATCGAAATCGATTTGGAAGCCAGCGAAG AACAAGAAGGCGCCGTCTCTGCAGAACACCCAACCAATCCGCGCGTGCAAAAGGAGCGCGAACGAGATCGTGGTCTGCGCCAAGCACGCGACATAACCATCGAGACGTACACAAATCAACGTTGGACACGCGAACTGAGCACCGAGAACGAGACCAGTAAGATGAGCTGGGCCGCcgctctgcagcagcagcacacaaATAGTCCAACTGCGGGCAGCTCCCGTGAGACAACGCCACGCGGTGGTGACGAGGGCACGCAGGGTACTGGCGTGCAGACAGCCTCGAGCTTTCCACAGGAAATTGGCTACTTTTCGGGCAATCCCATTGTCGAGGTGACCAAAGGCATTATACATCTGTACAAGAAAAA CGAGCGCAAGGCCATCAAGGAGGCGCCCTCGAATCAGCTGTGCCTTCTGGCCGTGCCGGCCACACTTAACTGCCACGACTTGCTCAATTTTATAGCACCATGTCATGCCGAGATTCGGCATGTGCGCATCGTGCGCGATGGAAGTCCCAATCAGTTTATGGTGTTGCTGGA ATTTCGCTCAAACGAATCCGCGTTGGAGTTCTATAAATCCTACAATGGCATAGCCTACAACTCACTAGAGCCGGATTCGCTCTGTCATGCTGTCTGGGTGTCGGAGGTAGAGCGTGGCGAGCATGGCTTGCCGCCTCTGGGGCACACAGAGCTGCCCACATGTCCCGTGTGCCTGGAGCGCATGGACGAAAGCGTTGATGGCGTTTTAACGATTCTCTGCAATCATGCTTTCCATGCCAGCTGTTTGATGAAATGGGGCGATTCCACTTGTCCGGTGTGTCGACATGTGCAAACGCCCGAGCTAGTTGAGGATTCGGTGTGCATGGAGTGCGAGGGCACCGATTCGCTGTGGATTTGTTTAATCTGTGGTCATGTGGGTTGCGGTCGGTATCAGGGCGGTCATGCGGCAGCTCACTACCGTGCCACTAATCACACCTTTGCCATGCAGCTGGGCACATCAAGCGTGTGGGATTATGCCGGCGACAATTTTGTGCATCGCCTGTTCCAAAACAAATCAGATGGCAAGCTCGTTGCCTCGCAAACAGAGAAGGATGAGCGCGAGGAGAAAATCGACTCTATGCAAATGGAGTTCACGTATTTGCTGACCTCACAGCTCGACACGCAGCGTAAGTACTATGAGGAGCGTATGGAACGCTTGGAACAGGAGTGGCAGAACTTCCAAGCAAGTGCCAACGAGGCCAAGTCCGAAATTAGTGAGCTACATCAGCTACAACAAAGCATGCAAAAGGAGAAACAGACGCTGGAACGCAAACTGGCACACCATGCAACAAA GCTCAAGGAGGTGCAGAAGCAGCTAACCGAGGAGCGCGAACTCTCCAAGGCCCTGCAGAACAATCAAACATCCTGGCATCTAAAATACAAAACTCTTGAATTGCAGTACAACGAATTCAAGCACAATCACGACAAGGAGGTGACAGATCTCAAGGAGCAGCTGCGTGATGTCATGTTCTTTCTGGATACCCAACAGAAAATGGCCAGCACAGAGCTATCGGGCGCCTCCATCACCGGCGTCACTGACAAGGAGCCGGAAACCAGTTCGCGGCGCGGCAATCGTCGTAAGAAATAG
- the LOC6630141 gene encoding BRCA1-associated protein isoform X2: MLENISLCVIRIEIDLEASEEQEGAVSAEHPTNPRVQKERERDRGLRQARDITIETYTNQRWTRELSTENETSKMSWAAALQQQHTNSPTAGSSRETTPRGGDEGTQGTGVQTASSFPQEIGYFSGNPIVEVTKGIIHLYKKNERKAIKEAPSNQLCLLAVPATLNCHDLLNFIAPCHAEIRHVRIVRDGSPNQFMVLLEFRSNESALEFYKSYNGIAYNSLEPDSLCHAVWVSEVERGEHGLPPLGHTELPTCPVCLERMDESVDGVLTILCNHAFHASCLMKWGDSTCPVCRHVQTPELVEDSVCMECEGTDSLWICLICGHVGCGRYQGGHAAAHYRATNHTFAMQLGTSSVWDYAGDNFVHRLFQNKSDGKLVASQTEKDEREEKIDSMQMEFTYLLTSQLDTQRKYYEERMERLEQEWQNFQASANEAKSEISELHQLQQSMQKEKQTLERKLAHHATKLKEVQKQLTEERELSKALQNNQTSWHLKYKTLELQYNEFKHNHDKEVTDLKEQLRDVMFFLDTQQKMASTELSGASITGVTDKEPETSSRRGNRRKK, from the exons ATGCTAGAAAATATTTCCTTGTGTGTCATCAGAATCGAAATCGATTTGGAAGCCAGCGAAG AACAAGAAGGCGCCGTCTCTGCAGAACACCCAACCAATCCGCGCGTGCAAAAGGAGCGCGAACGAGATCGTGGTCTGCGCCAAGCACGCGACATAACCATCGAGACGTACACAAATCAACGTTGGACACGCGAACTGAGCACCGAGAACGAGACCAGTAAGATGAGCTGGGCCGCcgctctgcagcagcagcacacaaATAGTCCAACTGCGGGCAGCTCCCGTGAGACAACGCCACGCGGTGGTGACGAGGGCACGCAGGGTACTGGCGTGCAGACAGCCTCGAGCTTTCCACAGGAAATTGGCTACTTTTCGGGCAATCCCATTGTCGAGGTGACCAAAGGCATTATACATCTGTACAAGAAAAA CGAGCGCAAGGCCATCAAGGAGGCGCCCTCGAATCAGCTGTGCCTTCTGGCCGTGCCGGCCACACTTAACTGCCACGACTTGCTCAATTTTATAGCACCATGTCATGCCGAGATTCGGCATGTGCGCATCGTGCGCGATGGAAGTCCCAATCAGTTTATGGTGTTGCTGGA ATTTCGCTCAAACGAATCCGCGTTGGAGTTCTATAAATCCTACAATGGCATAGCCTACAACTCACTAGAGCCGGATTCGCTCTGTCATGCTGTCTGGGTGTCGGAGGTAGAGCGTGGCGAGCATGGCTTGCCGCCTCTGGGGCACACAGAGCTGCCCACATGTCCCGTGTGCCTGGAGCGCATGGACGAAAGCGTTGATGGCGTTTTAACGATTCTCTGCAATCATGCTTTCCATGCCAGCTGTTTGATGAAATGGGGCGATTCCACTTGTCCGGTGTGTCGACATGTGCAAACGCCCGAGCTAGTTGAGGATTCGGTGTGCATGGAGTGCGAGGGCACCGATTCGCTGTGGATTTGTTTAATCTGTGGTCATGTGGGTTGCGGTCGGTATCAGGGCGGTCATGCGGCAGCTCACTACCGTGCCACTAATCACACCTTTGCCATGCAGCTGGGCACATCAAGCGTGTGGGATTATGCCGGCGACAATTTTGTGCATCGCCTGTTCCAAAACAAATCAGATGGCAAGCTCGTTGCCTCGCAAACAGAGAAGGATGAGCGCGAGGAGAAAATCGACTCTATGCAAATGGAGTTCACGTATTTGCTGACCTCACAGCTCGACACGCAGCGTAAGTACTATGAGGAGCGTATGGAACGCTTGGAACAGGAGTGGCAGAACTTCCAAGCAAGTGCCAACGAGGCCAAGTCCGAAATTAGTGAGCTACATCAGCTACAACAAAGCATGCAAAAGGAGAAACAGACGCTGGAACGCAAACTGGCACACCATGCAACAAA GCTCAAGGAGGTGCAGAAGCAGCTAACCGAGGAGCGCGAACTCTCCAAGGCCCTGCAGAACAATCAAACATCCTGGCATCTAAAATACAAAACTCTTGAATTGCAGTACAACGAATTCAAGCACAATCACGACAAGGAGGTGACAGATCTCAAGGAGCAGCTGCGTGATGTCATGTTCTTTCTGGATACCCAACAGAAAATGGCCAGCACAGAGCTATCGGGCGCCTCCATCACCGGCGTCACTGACAAGGAGCCGGAAACCAGTTCGCGGCGCGGCAATCGTCGTAAGAAATAG
- the LOC6630140 gene encoding uncharacterized protein → MLTACHDELPNPHKNCLREMLNTMICNDQDVKRLNTQLRNLELELKEELRKIEKANEKCGEAQPKLGKKRLCDPDEDLSEFTKRIINLDEVKHFYSKRSEEIRKRRDSIIMYGRQCLQAYNEEKCKFKSFHENTVDYIKRTATLSQDQAVITRCERDICEMHKRFVREVANLKHCEAQLQPFFKLLKDSDPNLYCECCCLKDYEWMPQGKNMESVDATGKEFKEKMGKTLVSAFAQLHLHMPQDMYGFIAGYLMNVERNEHEVKEKLDLFQDHEVVETKELPDPTYRCDTECPKK, encoded by the coding sequence ATGCTGACCGCTTGTCACGATGAGCTGCCCAATCCGCACAAGAATTGCCTGCGGGAGATGCTAAACACGATGATCTGCAACGATCAGGATGTGAAGCGTTTGAATACACAATTGAGAAATCTGGAGCTGGAGCTCAAGGAGGAGCTAAGAAAAATTGAGAAGGCCAATGAGAAGTGTGGCGAGGCGCAGCCGAAGTTAGGCAAGAAACGTTTATGCGACCCAGACGAGGACCTATCGGAGTTCACAAAGCGCATCATCAATCTGGACGAAGTGAAGCACTTCTACTCCAAGCGCTCTGAGGAAATCCGTAAGCGACGGGACAGTATCATCATGTACGGCAGGCAGTGCCTGCAGGCCTACAATGAGgagaaatgcaaatttaagtCCTTCCATGAGAACACTGTGGACTATATTAAGCGCACGGCAACCTTGTCTCAGGATCAGGCGGTTATTACGCGCTGCGAACGCGACATTTGCGAGATGCACAAGAGATTCGTCAGGGAGGTGGCCAATCTGAAGCACTGCGAGGCGCAATTGCAGCCATTCTTCAAGCTGTTGAAAGATTCTGATCCGAATCTATATTGCGAGTGCTGTTGCTTAAAGGACTACGAATGGATGCCCCAGGGGAAAAACATGGAAAGCGTGGATGCCACCGGCAAAGAATTTAAGGAGAAGATGGGCAAGACCTTGGTCAGCGCCTTCGCCCAGCTGCATCTGCACATGCCGCAGGATATGTATGGGTTTATAGCCGGCTATCTTATGAATGTGGAACGCAATGAGCACGAGGTCAAGGAGAAACTCGATCTATTTCAGGACCATGAAGTTGTCGAAACCAAGGAATTGCCGGATCCGACATATCGTTGTGACACCGAATGCCCCAAGAAATAA